A single window of Sphingobacterium sp. ML3W DNA harbors:
- the wecB gene encoding non-hydrolyzing UDP-N-acetylglucosamine 2-epimerase, with protein sequence MKKLKVMTVVGTRPEIIRLSRVLMALDASEAVEHIIVHTGQNYDYELNQIFFDDLGLRKPDYFLEAAGKTATETIGNILIKIDPLLEELKPDAFLVLGDTNSCLCAIPAKKRHIPIFHMEAGNRCFDQRVPEETNRKIVDHTSDINLTYSDIAREYLLREGLPADRIIKTGSPMFEVLTHYLPEIEASQVLEKLNLEEGKFFVVSAHREENINSEKNFRGLMTSLNAIAEKYQYPIIVSTHPRTQNMIDKMQIEMHSKVQFLKPLGFHDYNALQKRAYAVLSDSGTISEESSILNFRALNIRQAHERPEAMEEASVMMVGLSPERILQGLTQVLQQKVGAERNFRTVADYSMPNVSQKVVRIIISYTDYIRRTVWQES encoded by the coding sequence ATGAAAAAATTAAAAGTAATGACGGTTGTGGGAACACGACCAGAGATCATCAGATTATCACGTGTATTAATGGCTTTAGATGCTTCTGAGGCTGTGGAGCATATTATTGTTCATACTGGACAAAATTACGATTACGAATTGAATCAAATATTTTTTGATGATTTAGGTCTTCGTAAACCAGATTATTTTTTAGAAGCTGCAGGTAAAACAGCAACGGAGACAATTGGAAATATTTTAATCAAAATAGATCCTTTATTAGAAGAGTTAAAACCTGATGCTTTCTTAGTGTTGGGGGACACAAATTCATGTTTGTGCGCCATTCCAGCGAAGAAACGTCACATCCCAATCTTCCACATGGAAGCTGGAAACAGATGTTTTGATCAACGAGTTCCAGAAGAAACAAATCGTAAAATTGTTGATCATACCTCAGATATCAATTTAACGTATTCTGATATTGCGCGTGAATATTTATTACGTGAAGGATTACCTGCAGATCGCATCATCAAAACGGGTTCTCCTATGTTTGAGGTGTTGACGCATTACTTACCCGAAATTGAAGCATCTCAAGTTTTAGAGAAATTGAATTTAGAAGAAGGTAAATTCTTTGTTGTTTCTGCACATCGTGAAGAAAACATCAATTCAGAAAAGAATTTCCGTGGATTGATGACATCTTTGAATGCTATTGCGGAAAAGTATCAGTATCCAATCATTGTTTCTACGCATCCTCGTACGCAAAATATGATCGATAAAATGCAAATTGAAATGCACTCAAAAGTTCAGTTCTTAAAACCATTAGGCTTCCACGACTACAATGCTTTACAGAAGCGTGCTTATGCTGTTTTATCTGATTCAGGAACAATTTCCGAAGAGTCATCTATTCTAAACTTTAGAGCTCTAAATATCCGTCAGGCACATGAACGACCTGAGGCTATGGAAGAAGCATCGGTGATGATGGTTGGATTATCTCCTGAACGTATATTACAAGGTTTGACACAAGTATTACAACAGAAAGTAGGTGCAGAAAGGAACTTTAGAACTGTGGCTGATTATTCTATGCCAAATGTTTCACAAAAAGTTGTTCGTATTATTATTTCTTATACAGACTATATAAGGAGGACTGTATGGCAAGAATCTTAA
- a CDS encoding NAD-dependent epimerase/dehydratase family protein translates to MIKIGITGQNGFVGSHLYNTLGLFPEEFERVDFNREIFDQDQELDAFVSKCDVIVHLAALNRHESDQVLHDTNIALSVKLVDALKRSNSQAHVLISSSTQEERDNHYGKSKRIARQALVDWANESQGKASGLIIPNVFGAFGKPFYNSFIATFCYQLTHGETPTIANDGEVKLIYVQELVDLIIQVIRADKGIPELMIDATATKKVSEVLALLNDYKTKYFDGGEIPVINNTFEHNLFNTFRTYIDHKSHYPVKFTQHTDPRGVFVEVIRLGIGGQCSFSTTVAGITRGNHYHTRKIERFAVIKGKALIQLRKIGTDEVMDFYLDGNEPAYVDMPIWYTHNIKNIGEEELYTIFWINEPFNPENADTYFETV, encoded by the coding sequence ATGATAAAAATAGGAATTACAGGTCAAAACGGCTTTGTAGGAAGTCATTTGTACAATACATTGGGATTGTTTCCTGAAGAATTTGAAAGAGTCGATTTTAATCGAGAAATTTTTGATCAGGATCAAGAATTAGATGCTTTCGTTTCAAAATGTGATGTCATTGTACATTTAGCAGCTCTAAATCGTCATGAGTCTGATCAAGTGTTGCACGATACGAATATAGCTTTGTCTGTGAAATTGGTTGATGCGTTAAAGAGATCCAATTCGCAGGCGCATGTACTGATTTCATCGTCGACTCAAGAGGAACGCGACAACCATTATGGAAAATCGAAGAGAATTGCTCGTCAGGCACTAGTGGATTGGGCAAATGAAAGTCAAGGAAAAGCAAGCGGATTAATAATTCCGAATGTTTTCGGAGCTTTTGGTAAGCCTTTCTATAATTCTTTTATAGCTACTTTTTGTTATCAGTTGACACATGGTGAAACACCTACTATTGCCAATGATGGAGAAGTGAAACTGATTTATGTTCAAGAACTTGTTGATCTTATTATTCAAGTGATTCGTGCAGATAAAGGTATTCCTGAGTTAATGATTGATGCTACTGCTACAAAAAAGGTTTCAGAAGTTCTAGCCTTATTAAATGATTATAAAACGAAGTATTTTGATGGAGGAGAAATTCCTGTTATCAATAACACTTTTGAGCATAACCTGTTCAATACATTCCGTACCTATATTGATCATAAATCGCATTATCCTGTAAAATTTACCCAACATACAGATCCTAGAGGGGTTTTTGTTGAGGTGATTCGTTTAGGAATCGGTGGACAATGTTCTTTTTCTACGACAGTAGCCGGAATTACGAGAGGTAATCATTACCATACTCGCAAGATCGAAAGGTTTGCCGTGATCAAAGGAAAAGCTTTGATTCAATTGAGAAAGATTGGTACGGATGAGGTCATGGATTTTTATCTTGACGGAAACGAACCTGCTTATGTCGATATGCCGATTTGGTATACCCATAATATCAAAAATATTGGAGAAGAAGAGCTGTATACGATCTTTTGGATCAATGAGCCTTTTAATCCAGAGAATGCAGATACTTATTTTGAAACTGTTTAA
- a CDS encoding WxcM-like domain-containing protein, whose amino-acid sequence MIDFIKGGIAKDARGQIRFVNDFDMSLVKRFYIIKNVDLTLVRGWRAHRIEQRWFYVLSGSFAIDIVQIDNWDTASTDLSVERLVLSTDQNQVVHLSTGYATAFQALEENSELLVFSDFGIDNASKDDYTYPLDYFINRK is encoded by the coding sequence ATGATAGATTTTATAAAAGGAGGAATCGCTAAAGATGCTAGAGGTCAAATTCGTTTTGTGAATGATTTTGATATGTCGCTGGTTAAAAGATTTTACATCATCAAAAATGTAGACTTAACATTAGTCCGCGGTTGGAGAGCACATCGTATTGAACAACGCTGGTTTTATGTTCTTTCAGGTTCTTTTGCGATTGATATTGTACAAATTGATAATTGGGATACCGCTTCTACAGATTTATCTGTAGAACGTTTGGTGTTAAGCACAGACCAAAATCAGGTAGTACATTTGTCTACAGGTTATGCTACGGCTTTTCAAGCATTAGAAGAAAACTCTGAATTATTGGTTTTTTCAGATTTTGGAATAGACAATGCTTCTAAAGATGATTATACTTATCCCTTAGATTATTTTATAAATAGAAAATGA